The genomic region TGTCAgcggaagagagaagaggaagacagcaaatgaaacagaaatcCATGAATGAGGATAAACCCCTAATCTGTGACCTAGCTAGTCCTTAAAAATGGCTTAGTAAAGTGTCACTGTTCGCATTCTGACCTGCGGCCTCTGGTTCTTCTTGGACTTGTGGGCTTGCGTGTCGCCACAGCAGCTGCAAACCCAACCAAGCAGCACAAGGAGGTGGTGCCGAACTTGATTGTGTCCAGCCAGGCAGGGGTCTTCAGGTAGCATTCGGCCATGTACAGGCATAACACCAGAAGCCAAAGGAAAGAGGCGACGGCATCAATTCTCCTCAACCTTCAAAAGAGAATAGCACACAGTAAGGTAGATAAGAAGAAATCACTGATAAAGGAAACCACACAAAGGAAACTGACAAAGCAAATGTATTTCACCTGATGGGCCCTGCCATTAAGACACCAGTTACGCAAGTCAAAAGGCCAACAGAAGCAACAGCCATCTGGTGGTTGCTTCCAGACTGCCAGATCAGCTTGACATTTTCTACAGCTTGTTCTGGAAGAAGGCCCATTAGATCATTCCACATTTGCACGGTTTTGGTACTGTTGTTGGCCTTTGCTTCAGTTTCATTTTGAAATGCACGTTTGGGTGGGGCAACACCTCCGCTCAAGGTTTGAGAGCTGTTGGGGACAGAGGATAAATCTTCAGATCCATAAATGGCCACCGCGACCAAAAAAGCACACGCGAGAAAGGCCAGGATTCGCAGGGTTATCAGCCAGGCAGGTGTAGAGACAGCGTAGGTGCTCTgcataaaaaaaagacagtaaGCTGATCAGTTGGTGTGTTCACAGCCAGAATTCTTGAAGCTGGTACGGCAGGTCTCAAACAACTAGAAACGAAACAGCAGCAGTTAGAACTGACAATCTGAGCAAGAGGGAACAGGTCTTTCCCTATCTTTGGACATCACCAACGCTCAGTTAACCAGGAACATCATTGTAAAGGTAAAACTGCAAATTAATCAGTGTAACTTGAGTGTAATACTGTATGTGCCAGAGACATTCATTACTTATACACGTATAGAtatatctctctcacacatacacattcaaaacaaaggaaaaaaaacaaaacatgtgcAGAGAATTCACAACAGACATAAACAATTGACACTACTCCATTATACTGCACTATTTCAGAACCTGGAAGTCCATAACATAAACCCAGACACTTAAGTATTACACATCTACATAAGAGGTGGAAAATACATGCTGTGAAATATTGAACCTTGTTTATTTTGGATAAAGATTTTTGTTGTCAATTTGTGTACTAGTGATAATTCTTTCATACTATGCTGCTCCCCACTTATCACTAAACAGCTACCAATCTGGGAGAATAAGGGCCAACACTCACAACCTCCGAGTGTAGCCGAGCACTGAGACATTTTTGGGCTGCTGCTGGTGCAATGTCACAGCTCAGCTGCACTCCTTCACAGCAGTGTGCTAACTGCCCAGCTCTGTGAATGTGATCTAACAGCTGCTAGCAATTGGTCAGCATTATTCTGCATCAAGAGGGAGAAGTGCTACTGGACAGCTGCAGAAGATTTTAACCTCAGCATAAGCAGTGTGTACATAACATCATGCTCTGCATACTTTGGTAGctcctttttaccctgttctatAACAGTCAAGACCCCCaaaagaccaccacagagcaaaaattatttgggtggtggatgattatcagcattgcagtgacactgatgtggtggcagcatgctgctgtgtgtgtatatgattcTCTGAAGCACCAACTAAGACACCAGCTTTGTTGTTATGTACATACTGTTTGTACTTATCCTCAAGTGTACTGCACCATGTAGCCCATTCAGAAATTTCAAACAGTCAACTGTACCTAGCCACAGACTGCTGTAACActgctggaatttttttttttacttttctacttCATCTAAGCAACGCAGGCCATTCTACAGTTGACTGTAGAAATTAATCTAGTATACTACAAATCTGGTATAAGATAATTACCTTAACAAAGGCTTTGTCGGCATCACGGCTGCGTCTGAGCTGGTGATTGAACAGCACAGCCCTCAGCTGCCGGTTCTGGTGCTTGATGTAGTACTCCACTGCCGTCTGACAAGGCCTGCACAACTTGTAGGTTTGCTCAAGGTGATGCTTGTACACCTCAATTTCTTCATCATAATTGTCCTGCAGAAGAAATCAAAAGAGCCTGATATACTTGGAAATGCTCGAAGGCTACATAACATTTAGGTTAAATCAAACAATATGGATAAAGCAGATCATGTTTTTCCCTCTCCAAACGTGAGCCAGTGAGCCTTGATGAATAGCTTTCTTCTACAGGATTTTTATCGAGAGCTATgactttccaaaactgcagcCAACATGTATGGGCAAAAAGACACATTTCTGGAAAAACTACTTTGTGGTTCAACAATCTGTCAGCAAGGTGAAAGTTAAACTTTCTTTAACTTTAGAGTGAAGATCTATGGCTCTATGCataaggtttaattactgcctGACCACGGACTGGGTTAGCTAATATTGGTCAATGTTAATGACCCATGTTACTTTCACTATGAGCAAAAACATTGCTGACAACGTGCTGATACTGTTGTAGTCATGGTATTTGAACTTGTTATCTTTACATGAAAGGGCAAACTTTTAAACTGTTAGCCACTGAGGAATCTAATGCAAGTTACCCCTTATTTACCTACTCATTTAACTGTTCATGTCTGCAATAAAAACTCAACTCATGAATCTGAACGCAAAGCACCATCATGGTTTGTATTACAAAAACACATCAGGCGTATTCAAACCTAATCTTTAGCGTGTCTCTAAGAAAATTTCATCTCAACTATTTTTTTCATGAAGAcagcaaatgaaaaataataaaaattaaggCGTAAATAAGCAGAAAttgcagccaatcaaaatgacAGGTCCACCACAGTGCTACAATATATTATACGTTTATTTCTGCTAATCAAACTGCCAGTAAAGCATTGTTTAACCAAAGTTACAAAATGAAATCTAAGACATAACTACATTATTCTGGCCCATATTGACGGTCAATGCATTTTCATAAAATTCTAAAAACTAGCATCAGCATAATGCACAGaattttcatctgtttttaaatgacagGTAAAAGGCTGAACGTAAAACCTACCTCCTCCCTGGGAGTGAATGAAGCCAGCTGTTTAATCTTCAGTGTTTGGTTGTTGTTGCACTTCTTGCACAGCAGCATTTGACAGTTGACCCACTGCAGCATCTTTGGTGCCTCAGACACAGGAATGCCAGCTGATACTCCATGGTTAAGGTGCTCCATATATTGTGCAGGTATTGGTTTGTTATAGTCACCATTctacaaaaaaataacatatataaaaaaatgacagatcAGGACTACCTGGTCAATGTTTTAAACTTTCAGTCAATAATAAATGTTCATGTATCATGGTAATACCTCCTGGAAGCCATTGTACTGCTCACAGTACGGACAGTCCCAGCAGTTTCTGTTCCCATATGGAACCTCCGTGTCTTGATTACAAAACCAACAATTCACATTAACATGCGTTGGTTTCTTCCTAAGGAATGGAAACAAATACATGTAACAGACTTCCACAATCAGTGGCTTTTAAATGGAACAAATGGGGTAATAAGTTCACTTATTGGGTTTTTTAtggtaatgtttaaaaaaataaacaaatcagcaatgcatagaatttttttttttcacaaaccaGTCATAAAAGGAAGACTTTTATGCACTAGCTTATGAACTTCTGGCTTGCATTTTACTAAGAAGATTTTTCGAAATCTCACAAGAAATGGTCAAATCAGCAAACTACCCAGCCAACTAGTTAGGTTGTAAGGACATGGCCAGAGAGGTTGGTTCAGTAGCTTAAAGCCATACTCAAATACTGCAGCAAAATACTGACCCCTTCCTAAAAAACAACCGAACAACTTCCAAAAGTGCAACGAAACTTTAGTGATCTGGGTTAGGCATTTCATTTTTTCGGCGCTATTCTTCTTATTTCGGGGATCCTTTGGGtctaaaataagataaaaatcaAAACAGCACAGACATTATTTGAATGCGCAAGATGAAATTAAACGCTAACAAGAAAAAGTAGCTGACCTTTCATCACAAACACCGCCAGCTAACGAGAAGATGCAGCAAGCTGACAGAAGCTGCTGCCCCTCCAGATAACAACGAAGCTGTTAACTTATTCAccggcttcttgttcaaatcctcccgttccaccttaaaaacgtacagcatttacattctcgccgtttaaggtagaacggaaCACTGTGAACAAAAAGCCGGCGAGTACGACGCTGACTTTAGCTTCGTCTGCTAACACCAGCCTATAGCTGGATTTAAATGGCTAGACTTAGCCAGGCTGCACATTTAACCTGACAACCTAACCCTGGCTTTAGCTAGTAGCTGGCAGGCACGCCAGAAAACTAAACAGTCTCCACGCTGCAATCCACAAGCACAACTAAAGGTAACTCAGCAGTATTTTTCAGCTGGCTTGTGTTTTAGCTGCCGTTAGCTGTGAGACTAGCTCTGCGCTAACCGAGGCCTCGCTAACTGTGAGCCGATACCTGTTCGCTACTTTGTAAATCACAGCGCCTCCCGTAACAACCGCCGTCGCCCCGGCTCCAGCGTACAGCAGCTGCGGGTACTGCAGTAAGATCTGGTTTATAAGCTCCATTGCAGAATCCATTGCAAGATTTAGTGTTttaaagttgttgttttttcgCTAGCAGTACATCTGCTGCGTGCACGCGGTAACAGAAGCGCGCGTCAATCAACAATAATAGGCGGGACCGTGTTACGAGCGGAGAGAATAgatatcaaaataaaagtccccctCGGGCACGGCGTGTCACGTCAACATCTCAACACTAGAGGGAGCGATTTACCACGTCTAATTCTGTAGCGCTGTGACACTGAAAGCGGAATTCTCAAACCAGGTGTAGCTGATGTAAATAGTAGCTGTAGCTGATGTAaatagagtcattcagagtgttttgatgtgaaacggttcattgTAAGGAAAGTTGCAGACTCAGATTTCAGTGATagttacagactcagatttcagtgatacagtgataggaaccagagggcGCGGTGTCTACAAGggaaatatagccattttattcactctccaaaaaccaccagtgaacctccaTGTGTCTTCCGAGTTTTAAtatgtgatgttaatacatGAAACCGCTATGgctggattttaaaaatacgtgtcgggatttaaaaaaaaacctgagaaTCATCGTGAACAAtgtctcgggcatcaggcaGTTGGTTCACAACCAATTCTTGTAATCATTAcgttctgtgagggaggcagTAAACTCTTCAGGCACCTTcaggttcctctcaccaccactgtgactcaGTAAGTTAATCTAGACCAGAGTTCAGGAAAACctgaataaagaataaaaacaaacacaacgaGTGCAGAGTGCAACTCTGGTGGCAAGTCTGTTATGCTTTAGGGGACATTTTGCTGGCATGGTTTGGGTCCAACCTGTCCAGGTTATATGTGAAGACacagctgggatgggctccaagcacccccccccaaccctgacggagaagcggctatGAAAATGGATGGCTGGC from Pygocentrus nattereri isolate fPygNat1 chromosome 9, fPygNat1.pri, whole genome shotgun sequence harbors:
- the tmem201 gene encoding transmembrane protein 201, with protein sequence MDSAMELINQILLQYPQLLYAGAGATAVVTGGAVIYKVANRKKPTHVNVNCWFCNQDTEVPYGNRNCWDCPYCEQYNGFQENGDYNKPIPAQYMEHLNHGVSAGIPVSEAPKMLQWVNCQMLLCKKCNNNQTLKIKQLASFTPREEDNYDEEIEVYKHHLEQTYKLCRPCQTAVEYYIKHQNRQLRAVLFNHQLRRSRDADKAFVKSTYAVSTPAWLITLRILAFLACAFLVAVAIYGSEDLSSVPNSSQTLSGGVAPPKRAFQNETEAKANNSTKTVQMWNDLMGLLPEQAVENVKLIWQSGSNHQMAVASVGLLTCVTGVLMAGPIRLRRIDAVASFLWLLVLCLYMAECYLKTPAWLDTIKFGTTSLCCLVGFAAAVATRKPTSPRRTRGRRYLSGSSVGMYCSGQSSLLSGSSTFIPTPPPNLPQLIAHQQSHKARKASPSSLPGRLNRALSLGTIPSLARTDSGFLFSGSRPSSQCKDSPPSDYFSLKSGSRPSSPGPSPTPSVAGSVTSTSSSARQRRPLISPARLNISGQKLQLFSSPLESVSLAPPQPCLSEPSHFHSRAFVPDVPHFPSHGHDLGSLFDDGSVFDHAEKKLSSSSGSSSCHVDTTTGNENDSKSNWKGRVGQSLWPGLLFTSLTANLTFISFYLYYNWR